One Triticum dicoccoides isolate Atlit2015 ecotype Zavitan chromosome 4B, WEW_v2.0, whole genome shotgun sequence genomic window carries:
- the LOC119293609 gene encoding uncharacterized protein LOC119293609, whose amino-acid sequence MSIFRCAASSIVSVRAGAQNTMCSRSDLRSHLQPHLPAPATSHPTGPQGAPSHSPLGVASSRNKINAPCSIQPRGFWVSEFVATISSETCVTARDATMATCIIVCSVNGLLHKERQQE is encoded by the exons ATGTCCATATTCAGATGTGCTGCAAGTTCAATTGTTTCAGTTCGAGCGGGTGCACAAAACACAATGTGTA GTAGGTCAGACCTTAGAAGCCACTTGCAGCCGCACTTGCCAGCACCCGCGACGAGCCACCCCACCGGCCCCCAAGGCGCGCCGTCCCACAGTCCGCTGGGCGTGGCGTCCTCCCGAAATAAAATAAATg CGCCATGCTCAATCCAACCCCGTGGCTTCTGGGTGTCCGAGTTCGTCGCGACCATCAGTTCGGAGACCTGCGTCACTGCCCGTGACGCTACAAtggccacctgcatcattgtgtgcTCCGTCAACGGCCTCCTGCACAAGGAAAGGCAACAGGAGTAG